Proteins from a genomic interval of Microbacterium phyllosphaerae:
- a CDS encoding helix-turn-helix transcriptional regulator, with protein sequence MNDATDAPSVGRISPLHALEQAIEAADWPAATSAVRDGWFVLAGPDAADAARELLDRVPPSALRGEPLLAMEFGILLNQTRFHRLRALRYFIMAVRAARSGRNTELNPVDRLMIRSSESAAFRLLGRTNLSVNAARAAMELAHALSDDDRASITELPRIFAVLGVSFHHGGLTSEALHAAALGLAEAPTTAPSNGMGALALLCGIHALRGDLAHAREHLEYARTGPWSDTQRNSYSGVFYRLAEAAIALEGFDAQTARSQLDRLLATTTGRHANEHWTTIVETQALTALVEGHPGRGLAELDEMVEFRGAEGSHRARARLARIRSLLQLALGNPDGAAGVLKRDVPDEATARIERARIALSLGQTGTALTELRAIAAEHLSTRQSAEAAAIDAAVLLRISPTPRRAGVVQRLGALLDRSQLRLPLALLPPSDLERVLEALGEAGFAHVASDSSLRSLLPDVEPGGMLSRRELAVLAQLVHTASISEIAAALVVSSNTVKSQVRSIYRKLGVSNREDAIAVALERHLLAPSE encoded by the coding sequence TTGAACGATGCAACCGACGCCCCTTCGGTCGGACGCATTTCCCCACTGCACGCTCTGGAGCAGGCGATCGAAGCTGCCGACTGGCCGGCTGCCACGAGTGCCGTGCGCGACGGATGGTTCGTGCTCGCAGGCCCCGACGCGGCGGATGCCGCCCGTGAGCTCCTCGACCGAGTTCCGCCAAGTGCATTGCGCGGCGAGCCGCTGCTCGCGATGGAGTTCGGCATCCTGCTGAACCAGACGCGATTCCACCGGCTCCGGGCGCTGAGGTACTTCATCATGGCGGTCCGGGCGGCGAGGTCGGGGCGCAACACCGAGCTCAACCCCGTCGATCGCCTGATGATCCGCTCGTCCGAGTCGGCCGCGTTCCGCCTGCTCGGCCGCACGAATCTGTCAGTGAACGCAGCACGGGCCGCGATGGAGCTCGCCCACGCCCTGAGCGACGACGATCGCGCGTCGATCACCGAGCTGCCTCGGATCTTCGCCGTGCTCGGCGTCTCGTTCCACCACGGCGGTCTCACGAGCGAGGCCTTGCACGCGGCAGCCCTCGGGCTGGCCGAAGCGCCCACGACCGCGCCGTCGAACGGCATGGGAGCGCTGGCGCTGCTGTGCGGCATCCATGCTCTGCGCGGAGACCTCGCCCATGCTCGGGAACACCTGGAGTACGCCCGCACAGGCCCGTGGTCCGACACGCAGCGCAACTCCTATTCCGGTGTCTTCTACCGGCTCGCAGAGGCGGCGATCGCGCTCGAGGGCTTCGACGCGCAGACGGCGCGGAGTCAGCTCGATCGTCTCCTCGCCACCACGACGGGACGGCACGCGAACGAGCACTGGACGACGATCGTCGAGACGCAGGCTCTGACCGCGCTCGTCGAGGGACACCCCGGACGCGGTCTGGCGGAGCTCGACGAGATGGTGGAGTTCCGAGGCGCCGAGGGATCGCACCGGGCCAGGGCGCGTCTCGCACGCATCCGCTCGCTGCTGCAGCTCGCGCTCGGCAATCCGGACGGAGCCGCCGGCGTCCTCAAGCGCGACGTTCCCGACGAGGCCACCGCCCGGATCGAGCGCGCGCGGATCGCCCTGTCGCTCGGTCAGACCGGGACAGCCCTCACCGAGCTGCGTGCGATCGCGGCCGAGCACCTCTCGACCAGGCAGTCGGCCGAGGCGGCCGCGATCGACGCGGCCGTGCTGCTGCGGATCTCGCCGACGCCGCGGCGGGCCGGTGTCGTGCAAAGGCTGGGGGCACTCCTCGATCGATCACAGCTGCGTCTTCCTCTCGCTCTGCTCCCGCCCTCTGATCTTGAGCGCGTGCTCGAGGCTCTGGGCGAGGCGGGGTTCGCCCACGTGGCGTCCGACTCCTCCCTCCGCTCTCTGCTCCCGGACGTCGAGCCGGGTGGGATGCTCAGCAGGCGCGAGCTCGCCGTGCTCGCGCAGCTCGTGCACACGGCGTCGATCTCCGAGATCGCTGCGGCGTTGGTCGTGTCGTCGAACACCGTGAAGTCGCAGGTGCGCAGCATCTATCGCAAGCTCGGGGTCTCGAACCGCGAGGATGCGATCGCGGTCGCCCTCGAACGCCATCTCCTGGCCCCTTCGGAGTGA
- a CDS encoding DUF7507 domain-containing protein — MAESVIRRAQRQRRKRRDLSIEGVRRRTGWVGLLAALIVAFATLTPAPAMAAATAITLTSAAATAKSGTATTFTMTVSCSTDGGCTNSTVTIPTTTITGTPSITDFGPWIGNSSCAGVTKTVTAGQVVFTYGTLPTGSKQCTFTVTAPEYKTLNNTVATITPTLASSNSDSSTATPLTHTITAGYNVSLTNGTPARVISGLPFEYTVTLYCGLNGAYTGDIGVSAIRMSSTLPSNFEYQSYRLRTGVPGTVSYDPATRVFSYSDPTGTACGNPPLNNGNMITIYVSGKAATNGVPNPVGSQVCNSSTASWTYIDGTPGSATSTRVCSPVITLATTVAKSTTAPSTMSNIGYFTAADAGTRASHTYPGDWDRTGASAYYDITMNTVPATTNAGVSYDIEDPMPCLTNGANNNYSSNAVGAYCQNPGFVPTLVVPFGFTVTTADAITVIRTDGSSASIPYTAGRGWVVPTTPAVAQIDVPPFAAQGTNTAATMRLRILGYAASGVPAPAVLTNQVSSTPYLSEDLSTPIVAAQKATSRLQVEMPPANDAAFIYPGLTTSQVGATCNATVSLNSSTNGAYSNRIEMPTAPSNAVYIDYLAPAGAVTVTPATTAFSFASLNPNGSGGKTHTSSAVAPTTTQNYNGTGRTLVRWTIPAGVVTVPGYYNIRSATTLSTLALEPGCAGTYTSDITVGYGAPIAQCYFNNYVSAHIEPAPMYPFGTADLRANASPIANNYCGYSSNIQIAAINPGFTVDKTVQGNLDAAPIGGGGTGHVSVDGGQASYTVTFKNTGESTLANPVMYDLLPRIGDTRASSTAPRGSQFAVTLTDIDALPTGLTVAYSRATNPCRPEVLTPNAGCVDDWTTTAPGSLASVTALKFVYSGNIRVGSSFSATYSVSTPASAAGNVAWNSIGTNVTAGDALVGKAESSLTGLQAQSAHPAITKTADRTTVDAVGQPVVFTFTVTNNTAVTLSDVRVTDALLNSAMSSVAPTPVCSSLTTPAGTCSGASTTLAAGQSAVFTATYVTTQADLDHGSVSDQATATGTPPTGPALSNSTGVVKVTAAQNGALTLSKTAEQATVDSVGDVIDYIFAVTNSGNVTLRSLAIDETGFSGSGSLSAISCPTAPLAPGASAECTASYPVTQADLTAGSIENTATASAKDPAGASVASPTSTATVEVDQVASLGLVKSASPSGAAAYDAGQEITYSFVVTNTGNVPVTDITVDEMAFTGSDALSAIDCPADALAPTEQVTCTATYTLTQDDVDAGSLTNTAQASGSGPDGAVTSEESTVRTPQVADASLTLTKTASTGFVNAAGDVVTYTFTVRNGGNVTLHDVDVEETGFSGSGGTPVVSCPSDSLAPGQQLVCSADYTVTQADMNDGGLENTARAIALDTADETVESEESTARVVANAAPALSVVKTADVTSYSEVGDAMTFSFLVTNTGNVVVENMEIAERVFTGSGALSSIACPVSELAPAESTTCTSDYEVTQADVDRGSIANTAAASAETGAGGAVLSDPSTVTVAAAQAPELILEKTVAPQDADAAGDEVVYSFHVTNSGNVTLTGLAIAETAFSGTGALVTPDCGATLAPGEDATCDVRYALTQADVDAGEISNTATATASGSGADVSSEESTALVAVERQPELSLVKSADVADPEDIRAGDVITYSFVVTNAGNVTVSDAQVVEGTFTGTGDLGDLTCESDDPLAPGDQLICSLDYTVTQDDVDAGELANTATVTGSGPEGTEPPTSTPSTVELPAPANPSLSLAKSTDATTVSEAGQIVSYTFTITNTGNTTARAVTVSEDSFTGHGDDPVVACPTDEVLLPGEVVVCSATYTVTAADLDGSALINTASAKSIAPDGTAVSSDPSTARIDDVVTAESPEGAGLAVTGGTLAWGAAILALCLLIAGGALVAVRRRRQVQD; from the coding sequence GTGGCCGAATCAGTCATCCGCCGCGCGCAGCGGCAGCGCAGGAAGAGGCGCGACCTCTCCATCGAGGGAGTTCGTCGTCGCACCGGATGGGTGGGACTCCTCGCCGCTCTGATCGTCGCCTTCGCGACCCTGACACCCGCTCCCGCGATGGCCGCGGCGACAGCGATCACCCTGACTTCGGCGGCTGCCACCGCGAAGAGCGGCACCGCGACCACGTTCACCATGACGGTGAGCTGCAGCACCGACGGCGGCTGCACGAACTCGACGGTGACGATCCCCACCACCACGATCACCGGGACCCCCTCGATCACCGATTTCGGTCCGTGGATCGGGAACAGCTCGTGCGCGGGCGTCACCAAGACCGTGACGGCGGGGCAAGTGGTGTTCACCTACGGCACCCTGCCGACCGGTTCGAAGCAGTGCACCTTCACGGTCACGGCCCCCGAGTACAAGACGCTGAACAACACCGTCGCCACGATCACACCGACCCTCGCCAGCTCCAACTCCGACTCGAGCACGGCGACGCCGCTGACCCACACCATCACGGCCGGTTACAACGTGAGCCTCACCAACGGCACCCCGGCCCGAGTCATCTCCGGCTTGCCCTTCGAGTACACGGTCACCCTGTACTGCGGTCTCAACGGTGCATACACGGGCGACATCGGGGTCTCGGCCATCAGGATGTCCAGCACGCTCCCCAGCAACTTCGAGTACCAGTCCTACCGCCTGCGCACCGGTGTCCCCGGCACGGTCTCGTACGACCCGGCGACGCGGGTCTTCTCGTACTCCGACCCCACAGGCACCGCCTGCGGAAACCCGCCGCTGAACAACGGCAACATGATCACCATCTACGTGTCGGGCAAGGCGGCGACGAACGGCGTGCCGAACCCTGTGGGAAGCCAGGTCTGCAACTCGTCGACCGCGTCGTGGACGTACATCGACGGCACCCCCGGATCGGCCACGTCAACGCGCGTGTGCAGCCCGGTCATCACGCTGGCGACCACCGTCGCCAAATCGACGACCGCCCCCTCGACCATGAGCAACATCGGGTACTTCACCGCGGCCGACGCCGGCACTCGCGCCTCGCACACCTACCCGGGCGACTGGGACCGCACCGGAGCGTCCGCCTACTACGACATCACGATGAACACTGTGCCTGCGACGACGAACGCAGGAGTGTCCTACGACATCGAGGACCCTATGCCGTGTCTCACGAACGGGGCGAACAACAACTACTCGTCCAACGCCGTGGGGGCCTACTGTCAGAACCCCGGCTTCGTCCCCACGCTCGTCGTCCCGTTCGGGTTCACCGTGACGACCGCAGACGCGATCACCGTGATCCGCACCGACGGATCCAGCGCCAGCATTCCCTACACGGCGGGCCGAGGGTGGGTCGTCCCGACGACCCCCGCGGTCGCTCAGATCGACGTCCCGCCGTTCGCGGCGCAGGGCACGAACACCGCGGCGACCATGAGACTGCGCATCCTCGGCTACGCCGCGAGCGGTGTGCCCGCACCTGCGGTGCTGACGAACCAGGTGTCGTCGACGCCGTATCTGTCGGAGGATCTCAGCACCCCGATCGTCGCCGCGCAGAAGGCGACCTCGCGCCTCCAGGTGGAGATGCCCCCGGCGAACGACGCCGCCTTCATCTACCCCGGGCTGACGACGTCTCAGGTCGGAGCGACCTGCAACGCGACCGTCAGTCTGAACAGCAGCACCAACGGCGCGTACAGCAACCGCATCGAGATGCCGACGGCTCCCTCCAACGCGGTGTACATCGACTACCTGGCGCCCGCGGGCGCAGTGACGGTGACTCCGGCGACGACGGCCTTCAGCTTCGCTTCTCTCAACCCGAACGGCAGTGGCGGCAAGACACACACGTCGTCGGCGGTCGCTCCGACCACGACCCAGAACTACAACGGCACCGGGCGAACCCTCGTGCGATGGACCATTCCCGCAGGTGTCGTGACGGTCCCCGGGTACTACAACATCCGATCCGCCACGACGCTCTCCACGCTCGCTCTGGAGCCCGGATGCGCGGGGACCTACACGAGCGACATCACGGTCGGCTACGGTGCGCCGATCGCCCAGTGCTACTTCAACAACTACGTGAGCGCGCACATCGAACCGGCGCCGATGTACCCGTTCGGCACGGCAGACCTGCGTGCGAACGCCTCACCCATCGCGAACAACTACTGCGGCTACTCGAGCAACATCCAGATCGCCGCGATCAACCCCGGGTTCACGGTCGACAAGACCGTGCAGGGCAATCTCGACGCCGCGCCGATCGGCGGCGGAGGCACCGGTCATGTGAGCGTCGACGGGGGACAGGCGTCCTACACGGTCACGTTCAAGAACACGGGCGAGTCGACCCTGGCGAACCCGGTCATGTACGACCTGCTGCCCCGCATCGGAGACACCCGCGCATCGTCGACGGCACCGCGCGGATCGCAGTTCGCCGTGACGCTGACCGACATCGACGCGCTTCCCACCGGACTGACCGTCGCGTACTCGCGGGCCACGAACCCGTGCCGACCCGAAGTGCTGACCCCGAACGCGGGATGCGTCGACGACTGGACCACCACGGCACCGGGCTCGCTTGCGAGCGTCACCGCTCTCAAGTTCGTCTACAGCGGCAACATCCGCGTCGGCTCGAGCTTCTCGGCGACCTACTCGGTGAGCACGCCGGCGTCGGCCGCGGGCAACGTCGCCTGGAACAGCATCGGCACGAACGTCACGGCCGGTGATGCTCTCGTCGGCAAGGCCGAGTCATCCCTCACCGGGCTCCAGGCGCAGAGCGCGCATCCCGCCATCACGAAGACCGCGGACCGCACGACGGTGGATGCCGTCGGGCAGCCCGTCGTCTTCACCTTCACGGTGACGAACAACACCGCGGTGACGCTGAGCGACGTGCGGGTCACCGACGCGCTGCTGAACTCGGCAATGTCGAGCGTCGCGCCGACGCCGGTGTGCTCGTCGCTCACGACACCGGCCGGTACGTGCTCGGGCGCATCGACGACTCTCGCAGCCGGTCAGTCGGCGGTCTTCACCGCGACATATGTCACGACGCAGGCAGACCTCGACCACGGTTCGGTCTCGGACCAGGCCACCGCCACGGGAACGCCGCCGACGGGACCCGCTCTCAGCAACAGCACGGGCGTCGTGAAGGTGACCGCCGCGCAGAACGGAGCGCTGACACTGTCGAAGACCGCGGAACAGGCGACGGTCGACTCGGTGGGCGATGTGATCGACTACATCTTCGCCGTGACCAACTCGGGCAATGTGACACTGCGGAGCCTCGCGATCGATGAGACGGGCTTCAGTGGCAGCGGCTCGCTGTCGGCGATCTCGTGCCCGACCGCGCCGCTGGCGCCCGGCGCATCCGCCGAGTGCACGGCCTCGTATCCGGTGACTCAGGCGGATCTCACGGCAGGCTCGATCGAGAACACCGCGACCGCCTCGGCAAAGGACCCGGCAGGCGCATCCGTCGCGTCGCCCACCTCGACCGCGACCGTCGAGGTCGACCAGGTCGCCTCGCTCGGTCTCGTGAAGTCCGCGTCGCCCTCGGGTGCCGCGGCGTACGATGCGGGGCAGGAGATCACCTACTCGTTCGTCGTGACCAACACCGGCAACGTGCCGGTGACCGACATCACCGTCGACGAGATGGCCTTCACCGGGTCCGATGCGCTGTCTGCGATCGACTGCCCTGCAGATGCGCTGGCGCCGACCGAGCAGGTCACCTGCACGGCGACCTACACACTCACCCAGGACGACGTCGATGCCGGGTCGCTCACCAACACGGCCCAAGCGTCGGGGAGCGGCCCCGATGGCGCAGTCACTTCGGAGGAGTCGACCGTCCGCACCCCGCAGGTGGCCGACGCGAGCCTGACCTTGACGAAGACCGCGAGCACGGGGTTCGTGAACGCGGCAGGCGACGTCGTGACCTACACGTTCACCGTGCGCAACGGCGGCAACGTCACGCTCCATGACGTCGACGTCGAGGAGACCGGCTTCAGCGGCAGCGGCGGCACTCCGGTCGTCTCCTGCCCGTCCGACAGCCTCGCGCCCGGACAGCAGCTCGTGTGCTCGGCCGACTACACGGTCACGCAGGCCGACATGAACGACGGCGGGCTCGAGAACACCGCTCGCGCGATCGCGCTCGACACCGCCGATGAGACGGTCGAGTCGGAGGAGTCGACCGCTCGGGTCGTCGCGAACGCCGCGCCCGCGCTCTCGGTGGTGAAGACGGCCGATGTCACCTCGTACAGCGAGGTCGGCGACGCGATGACCTTCTCGTTCCTGGTCACGAACACCGGCAACGTCGTGGTCGAGAACATGGAGATCGCCGAGCGTGTCTTCACCGGGTCGGGAGCCCTGAGCAGCATCGCCTGCCCGGTGTCCGAGCTCGCGCCGGCGGAGTCCACCACCTGCACCTCGGACTACGAGGTGACCCAGGCGGACGTCGATCGCGGATCGATCGCCAACACGGCGGCGGCCTCGGCCGAGACCGGAGCGGGCGGCGCGGTTCTCTCCGACCCATCGACCGTGACTGTGGCAGCGGCTCAGGCGCCCGAGCTCATCCTCGAGAAGACGGTCGCACCACAGGACGCGGATGCGGCGGGCGACGAGGTCGTCTACAGCTTCCACGTCACGAACTCGGGCAACGTCACCCTGACGGGGCTTGCGATCGCCGAGACGGCGTTCTCCGGGACGGGTGCTCTGGTGACCCCGGACTGCGGAGCGACCCTCGCTCCGGGCGAGGACGCGACCTGCGACGTCAGGTATGCGCTGACTCAGGCGGACGTCGACGCGGGGGAGATCTCGAACACCGCGACGGCCACGGCATCCGGCTCGGGTGCGGACGTGAGCTCGGAGGAATCGACAGCGCTCGTCGCCGTCGAGCGCCAGCCGGAGCTCTCGCTGGTGAAGTCGGCCGACGTCGCCGATCCGGAGGACATCCGGGCGGGCGATGTGATCACGTACTCGTTCGTGGTCACGAACGCCGGGAACGTCACGGTCTCCGATGCTCAGGTGGTCGAGGGAACGTTCACCGGAACGGGTGATCTGGGCGACCTGACGTGCGAGAGCGACGATCCGCTCGCACCCGGCGACCAGCTGATCTGCTCGCTCGACTACACCGTGACGCAGGACGACGTGGATGCCGGCGAGCTGGCGAACACGGCGACCGTGACCGGATCAGGGCCCGAGGGCACCGAGCCGCCGACCTCGACGCCCTCGACCGTCGAGCTGCCGGCGCCGGCGAACCCGAGCCTCTCGCTCGCGAAGAGCACCGACGCCACCACGGTGAGCGAGGCGGGTCAGATCGTGAGCTACACGTTCACGATCACGAACACGGGCAACACCACGGCACGGGCGGTGACGGTGAGCGAGGACTCCTTCACCGGTCACGGTGACGACCCCGTGGTCGCGTGCCCGACGGATGAGGTGCTGCTTCCCGGGGAGGTCGTGGTCTGCTCCGCGACATACACAGTGACCGCGGCAGACCTCGACGGCAGCGCTCTGATCAACACGGCGAGTGCCAAGAGCATCGCCCCCGACGGCACGGCGGTCTCGTCGGATCCGTCGACGGCGCGGATCGATGACGTGGTCACGGCCGAATCGCCCGAGGGGGCAGGGCTCGCGGTCACGGGCGGCACGCTCGCGTGGGGGGCCGC